One Halobacterium zhouii genomic region harbors:
- a CDS encoding DUF5813 family protein produces the protein MSDAEAAFEDHRHFERTDDGFAPTTNDFEATVALRDDAVSVTVTLPTLDAATTEPVADVVEDGWYETFERRVEDAPGVAIADDVAAPDVERGTDEVTVETRVSGDDDTAADDALALVNYVEGTWFQGIIPGYDYVEEVQAMREQAATQAEGDGQGTPL, from the coding sequence ATGAGTGACGCCGAGGCGGCGTTCGAGGACCACCGGCACTTCGAGCGCACAGATGACGGATTTGCGCCGACGACGAACGACTTCGAGGCGACCGTGGCACTCCGGGACGACGCGGTGTCCGTCACGGTGACGCTGCCGACGCTGGACGCGGCGACCACTGAACCCGTCGCGGACGTCGTCGAGGACGGCTGGTACGAGACGTTCGAGCGCCGGGTCGAGGACGCCCCCGGCGTCGCGATCGCCGACGACGTCGCCGCGCCGGATGTCGAGCGTGGCACCGACGAGGTGACTGTCGAAACGCGCGTGTCCGGGGATGACGACACGGCGGCAGACGACGCGCTCGCGCTCGTGAACTACGTCGAAGGGACGTGGTTCCAGGGAATCATCCCGGGCTACGACTACGTCGAGGAGGTTCAGGCAATGCGCGAGCAGGCCGCCACGCAGGCCGAGGGGGACGGCCAGGGCACGCCGCTCTAG
- a CDS encoding fluoride efflux transporter FluC yields MSRDSLRALEVLALVGVGGFAGANLRYAVASHSLATNLVLATLGRDAVSLAARGLLGTLAVNAVGSLALGFLVYEAVGDSVLSEGSRTVLATGFLSSFTTYSTFAVQTAGVSPPLMVANVAANYLLGFAGVVAGRALATRYGGGA; encoded by the coding sequence ATGTCCAGAGATTCACTCCGCGCGCTCGAGGTGCTCGCGCTCGTCGGCGTCGGCGGGTTCGCCGGCGCGAACCTCCGGTACGCCGTCGCTTCGCATTCGCTCGCGACGAACCTCGTCCTCGCTACGCTCGGCCGAGACGCCGTCTCGCTCGCCGCACGCGGCCTGCTCGGCACGCTCGCCGTGAACGCGGTCGGGAGTCTCGCGCTCGGCTTTCTGGTCTACGAGGCCGTCGGCGACAGCGTCCTCTCTGAGGGCTCCCGGACCGTGCTCGCGACAGGCTTCCTCTCCTCGTTCACCACGTACAGCACGTTCGCCGTGCAGACCGCCGGCGTCTCGCCGCCACTGATGGTGGCGAACGTCGCCGCGAACTACCTGCTCGGGTTCGCTGGCGTCGTCGCGGGGCGAGCGCTCGCCACGCGCTACGGAGGTGGCGCGTGA
- the crcB gene encoding fluoride efflux transporter CrcB — protein sequence MDLPLAPAHLVGTGGAIGAVLRYGVGEFVDVEGYPAGTLVVNVLGTFALALLTFANAGADAMLLLGTGVCGSFTTFSSFSVDVVGLAENERYAAAAFHALGNLMGAAVAIGLAWLLAG from the coding sequence ATGGACCTCCCGCTCGCTCCCGCGCATCTCGTCGGCACGGGCGGTGCAATCGGCGCCGTTCTCCGGTACGGAGTCGGCGAATTCGTCGACGTCGAGGGCTACCCGGCGGGCACGCTCGTCGTGAACGTCCTCGGAACGTTCGCGCTCGCGCTCCTCACGTTCGCGAACGCCGGCGCCGACGCGATGCTCCTGCTCGGCACCGGCGTCTGCGGGTCGTTCACCACGTTCTCCTCGTTCAGCGTCGACGTGGTCGGCCTCGCCGAGAACGAGCGGTACGCGGCCGCCGCGTTCCACGCGCTCGGGAATTTGATGGGTGCGGCGGTAGCGATTGGGCTGGCGTGGCTGCTGGCCGGGTGA
- the arsN2 gene encoding arsenic resistance N-acetyltransferase ArsN2 has product MTADVPTVRAAEPEDHDRVVALLNANDLPHRDLQPNEASLLVAVDGGDVVGAGALEPRASSALLRSLVVADSVRGRGYGTALCDALEGHARENGVDELYLLTTSAAGFFRTRGYEAVDRERAPRELRQTSQFTDVCPSTATCMRKPLRE; this is encoded by the coding sequence GTGACCGCCGACGTACCGACCGTTCGAGCTGCGGAACCCGAAGACCACGACCGCGTGGTCGCGCTGCTGAACGCGAACGACCTCCCGCACCGCGACCTGCAACCGAACGAGGCGTCTCTCCTCGTCGCCGTCGACGGCGGCGACGTCGTCGGTGCTGGCGCGCTCGAACCACGCGCGTCGAGCGCGCTCCTCCGGTCGCTCGTCGTCGCTGACTCGGTGCGAGGACGGGGCTACGGAACCGCGCTCTGTGACGCTCTGGAGGGCCACGCCAGGGAGAACGGGGTCGACGAGCTCTACCTGCTGACCACGTCAGCGGCAGGGTTCTTCCGGACGCGCGGCTACGAGGCGGTCGACCGGGAGCGCGCGCCCCGAGAACTCCGTCAGACCAGCCAGTTCACGGACGTCTGCCCGTCGACCGCGACTTGCATGCGGAAGCCACTCCGGGAGTAG
- the arsM gene encoding arsenite methyltransferase — MTDDTRTTDDSASIDPAEQRAAVRERYGSIASESSSCCGGTADAPSTADAPDDRARDLGYSDDDVDAVEAGANLGLGCGNPTALASMNAGDDVLDLGSGGGFDCFLAGREVGVEGSVVGVDMTPEMVEKARENAAENDAGNVEFRLGEIEHLPVADETVDVVISNCVVNLSPDKPRVFREAYRALRPGGRLAISDVVLTADLPDDVRADPESVAACVAGASPIPDLEAMLADAGFEGVVIEPKDDSESFIREWDAERDLSEYVVSATIEAEKPSA, encoded by the coding sequence ATGACTGACGACACCCGTACCACCGACGACAGCGCGAGCATCGACCCGGCCGAACAGCGAGCGGCCGTCCGCGAGCGCTACGGCAGCATCGCCAGCGAATCCTCGTCGTGCTGCGGCGGCACCGCAGACGCACCGTCGACAGCGGACGCGCCCGACGACCGCGCGCGAGACCTCGGGTACTCGGACGACGACGTCGACGCCGTCGAGGCCGGCGCGAACCTCGGCCTCGGCTGCGGGAATCCGACGGCGCTCGCGAGCATGAACGCCGGCGACGACGTCCTCGACCTGGGGTCTGGTGGCGGATTCGATTGCTTCCTCGCGGGACGCGAAGTCGGGGTCGAAGGGTCCGTCGTCGGCGTCGACATGACGCCGGAGATGGTCGAGAAAGCCCGCGAGAACGCTGCGGAGAACGACGCCGGAAACGTCGAGTTCCGCCTCGGCGAGATCGAACACCTCCCGGTCGCCGACGAGACCGTGGACGTCGTCATCTCGAACTGCGTCGTCAACCTCTCGCCGGACAAGCCGCGGGTGTTCCGGGAGGCATACCGCGCTCTCCGCCCGGGTGGCCGCCTCGCCATCTCGGACGTCGTGTTGACCGCGGACCTCCCGGACGACGTGCGCGCCGACCCCGAATCAGTCGCCGCGTGCGTCGCGGGCGCGTCACCGATTCCCGACCTCGAGGCGATGCTCGCGGACGCCGGATTCGAGGGTGTCGTCATCGAGCCGAAGGACGACAGCGAGTCGTTCATCCGCGAGTGGGACGCCGAACGCGACCTGAGCGAATACGTCGTCTCCGCGACCATCGAGGCCGAGAAGCCGTCGGCGTGA
- a CDS encoding ArsR/SmtB family transcription factor — protein MGQQESETESASASGPAAGCCQPASHSLTEDALAADVETLATLGNDTRYEALRLIADAEDDVCVCEIEPALGVSQSAVSQALSRLFSAGLVERRKEGRWRYYTATARAERILSVLDSTRELDDD, from the coding sequence ATGGGTCAGCAAGAGAGCGAAACGGAGTCGGCCAGCGCCAGCGGCCCAGCGGCGGGCTGCTGCCAGCCAGCAAGCCACTCCCTGACGGAGGACGCGCTCGCGGCGGACGTCGAGACGCTCGCGACGCTCGGCAACGATACGCGCTACGAGGCGCTGCGTCTCATCGCGGATGCCGAGGACGACGTCTGCGTCTGTGAGATCGAGCCGGCGCTCGGTGTGAGTCAGAGTGCCGTCAGCCAAGCGCTCTCGCGGCTCTTCAGTGCCGGACTGGTGGAGCGGCGGAAAGAGGGGCGGTGGCGGTACTACACCGCGACCGCGCGCGCCGAACGCATCCTGTCGGTTCTCGACAGTACGAGGGAACTCGACGATGACTGA
- a CDS encoding ferredoxin gives MADADDAVDPSQFGEADAPPVDEKPYKVIFEANKCFGAGKCAEVSTNWEMDVTSGMAKPVSYFFSEDDLEHNVAAADACPAKKGDGVIHVVDRRTDEEIAPDPHGDGTLSVDW, from the coding sequence ATGGCCGATGCCGACGACGCGGTCGACCCGAGCCAGTTCGGCGAAGCCGACGCGCCACCCGTCGACGAGAAGCCCTACAAGGTCATCTTCGAGGCGAACAAGTGCTTCGGGGCGGGCAAGTGCGCGGAGGTCTCCACCAACTGGGAGATGGACGTCACCTCCGGCATGGCGAAACCCGTCTCGTACTTCTTCAGCGAGGACGACCTCGAGCACAACGTCGCCGCTGCCGACGCCTGCCCCGCGAAGAAGGGCGACGGCGTCATCCACGTCGTCGACCGCCGCACCGACGAAGAGATTGCGCCCGACCCCCACGGCGACGGCACGCTCTCCGTCGACTGGTAG
- a CDS encoding peptidylprolyl isomerase, with protein sequence MTTDATLHTSEGDIEIELYDEKAPRTVENFVNLAEHDPAADADPAPDTTTWEDPDSGETRGDALYNDVQFHRVIEGFMIQGGDPTETGRGGPGYQFDDEFHDDLRHDDAGVLSMANSGPDTNGSQFFITLDAQPHLDDRHAVFGKVTEGMDVVEAIGDVDTDRNDQPKSDVVLESVEIHD encoded by the coding sequence ATGACCACCGACGCAACCCTGCACACGAGCGAAGGCGACATCGAGATCGAACTGTACGACGAGAAGGCGCCGAGGACAGTCGAGAACTTCGTCAACCTCGCGGAACACGACCCCGCGGCCGACGCCGACCCGGCACCCGACACCACGACGTGGGAAGACCCCGATAGCGGCGAGACGCGCGGCGACGCGCTGTACAACGACGTGCAGTTCCACCGCGTCATCGAGGGCTTCATGATTCAGGGTGGCGACCCGACGGAGACGGGTCGCGGCGGCCCCGGCTACCAGTTCGACGACGAGTTCCACGACGACCTGCGCCACGACGACGCTGGCGTCCTCTCGATGGCGAACTCCGGCCCGGACACGAACGGCAGCCAGTTCTTCATCACCCTCGACGCCCAGCCCCACCTCGACGACCGCCACGCCGTCTTCGGGAAGGTCACCGAGGGCATGGACGTCGTCGAAGCGATCGGCGACGTCGACACCGACCGAAACGACCAGCCGAAGTCGGACGTCGTGCTCGAATCCGTCGAGATTCACGACTGA
- a CDS encoding anthranilate phosphoribosyltransferase: MSDAHGEWPLKRLMTEVCGSGPKSAEDMSREQAAEAFERILDGEPDATTLGAFWLANRWKRNNGEELGAYVDVMREESVQTAEPDADPVDCGANYDGKGRSALLGVAAGVVAAAAGTPVVVHSGDHVPTQKQDAYKHVLDALDVRTDLSPEESAEMVDDVGFGFYYQPNFNPVVHALWDRRDQMGVRTFVNTVETLGNPANANVYLGSFYHLAFAKKIVDTVQESERAGFSRVLMFQGMEGYDDVRPGSTTVAEWSEGDELEDFTVETPEHGMDFESDDLAVEDVAADSATITTEVLAGERDDQFADAVALNAALRIYAREDADSIREGLDLARDAIADGSAEDVLADLQSF, translated from the coding sequence ATGAGCGACGCGCACGGCGAGTGGCCGCTGAAGCGCCTGATGACCGAGGTCTGTGGGTCGGGGCCGAAGTCCGCGGAGGACATGAGTCGCGAGCAAGCAGCGGAGGCGTTCGAGCGCATTCTCGACGGCGAGCCGGACGCCACGACGCTCGGGGCGTTCTGGCTGGCGAACCGCTGGAAGCGCAACAACGGCGAGGAACTCGGCGCGTACGTCGACGTGATGCGCGAGGAGAGCGTGCAGACGGCAGAACCCGACGCCGACCCCGTGGACTGCGGCGCGAACTACGACGGCAAGGGGCGAAGCGCGCTACTCGGCGTGGCCGCCGGCGTCGTCGCCGCGGCCGCAGGCACACCCGTCGTCGTGCACTCTGGAGATCACGTTCCCACGCAGAAACAGGACGCGTACAAGCACGTCCTCGACGCCCTCGACGTGCGCACCGATCTCTCGCCCGAGGAGTCCGCCGAAATGGTGGACGACGTCGGCTTCGGCTTCTACTACCAGCCGAACTTCAACCCGGTCGTCCACGCGCTCTGGGACCGCCGCGACCAGATGGGCGTTCGGACGTTCGTAAACACCGTCGAGACGCTCGGCAACCCCGCGAACGCGAACGTCTACCTCGGCTCCTTCTACCACCTCGCGTTCGCCAAGAAAATCGTCGACACCGTCCAGGAGAGCGAGCGCGCGGGCTTCTCTCGCGTGCTCATGTTCCAGGGGATGGAGGGCTACGACGACGTGCGTCCCGGCTCCACGACAGTCGCGGAGTGGAGCGAGGGCGACGAACTGGAGGACTTCACCGTGGAGACGCCGGAGCACGGCATGGACTTCGAGAGCGACGACCTCGCCGTTGAGGACGTCGCCGCTGACTCGGCGACCATCACGACCGAAGTGCTCGCCGGCGAGCGCGACGACCAGTTCGCGGACGCCGTAGCACTCAACGCTGCCCTCCGTATCTACGCCCGCGAGGACGCCGACTCCATCCGGGAAGGCCTCGACCTCGCGCGCGACGCCATCGCCGACGGCTCCGCCGAGGACGTGCTCGCGGACCTCCAGTCGTTCTGA
- the ahbB gene encoding siroheme decarboxylase subunit beta, whose product MPADDWRERIDDVDARLVDEYQSDLPVEERPFRAVATDLGTTEDDALARVENLREMGVFRRFGAVLNPPVIGSSTLAAVQAPEDRFEEIADVINGYRQVNHNYRRDHDWNQWFVVTAADRNARDAILDEIEERTGCDVLNLPMLTDYYIDLEFPVVNADRFARESVDSTAVSATRISETAAGDLTELEADLLLEIQDGFPLSATPYRDVAASIGADVEDVLAAVERLLADGCIKRVGCVVNHVVTGFDANCMVVWDVPDDELDERGVAAGGLPYVTLCYHRPRRPDQDWPYNLFTMIHGRESDAVDDKIDELATEHLPFEHERLYSTETLKQTGAQYDDLVGE is encoded by the coding sequence ATGCCCGCGGACGACTGGCGCGAGCGCATCGACGACGTCGACGCGCGCCTCGTCGACGAGTACCAGAGCGACCTCCCGGTCGAGGAGCGGCCGTTCCGGGCGGTCGCCACGGACCTCGGCACCACCGAGGACGACGCGCTCGCTCGCGTCGAGAACCTCCGCGAGATGGGCGTCTTCCGGCGGTTCGGCGCAGTGCTGAATCCGCCCGTCATCGGGAGTTCGACGCTCGCGGCGGTGCAGGCGCCCGAGGACCGCTTCGAGGAGATTGCTGACGTCATCAACGGCTACCGGCAGGTGAACCACAACTACCGGCGCGACCACGACTGGAATCAGTGGTTCGTCGTCACCGCCGCCGACCGCAACGCGCGCGACGCGATTCTCGACGAAATCGAGGAGCGAACGGGGTGTGACGTCCTGAATCTCCCGATGCTCACTGACTACTACATCGACCTGGAGTTCCCGGTCGTCAACGCTGACCGGTTCGCACGCGAATCGGTCGATTCGACCGCCGTCTCGGCCACGCGAATCAGCGAAACGGCAGCGGGCGACCTGACGGAACTCGAGGCCGACCTCCTGCTCGAAATTCAGGACGGGTTCCCGCTCTCGGCAACTCCGTACCGCGACGTCGCCGCGTCCATCGGCGCGGACGTCGAGGACGTACTCGCGGCAGTCGAACGCCTGCTCGCGGACGGGTGCATCAAGCGCGTCGGCTGTGTCGTCAACCACGTCGTCACCGGGTTCGACGCGAACTGCATGGTCGTCTGGGACGTCCCGGACGACGAACTCGACGAACGCGGGGTTGCAGCGGGCGGTCTGCCCTACGTGACGCTGTGCTACCACCGCCCGCGGCGACCCGACCAGGACTGGCCGTACAACCTCTTCACGATGATCCACGGCCGCGAGAGCGACGCCGTCGACGATAAGATAGACGAGCTCGCCACAGAGCACCTCCCCTTCGAGCACGAGCGCCTCTACTCGACTGAGACGCTGAAGCAGACGGGTGCGCAGTACGACGACCTCGTCGGTGAGTGA